A window of Primulina tabacum isolate GXHZ01 chromosome 4, ASM2559414v2, whole genome shotgun sequence contains these coding sequences:
- the LOC142543302 gene encoding uncharacterized protein LOC142543302 isoform X1 translates to MGLVLISPTKSGPPNRLTRVHRRRPLQSRSFFAQIPSRLRQTLSFRRVVLQSNEEVMAIQGDTSADRKKSIDATDELATINLENMQNNTRVINYCRTFMSIIGGVIAGILGFTGLTGFILYFIVMAITSAGLVAKAEFSVHSYFDSWNKITLDGFLAGLMSFVLFWTFAYDFVHIF, encoded by the exons ATGGGCTTGGTTCTAATAAGCCCAACCAAATCGGGTCCACCGAATAGGTTAACCCGGGTCCATAGGAGACGTCCTTTACAAAGTCGAAGTTTTTTCGCACAGATCCCCTCTCGTCTTCGCCAAACTCTCAG CTTCAGAAGGGTTGTACTACAATCAAACGAAGAGGTCATGGCGATCCAGGGAGATACAAGCGCAGACAGAAAGAAATCAATCGATGCCACAGATGAGTTAGCGACGATCAATCTTGAAAATATGCAAAACAACACAAGAGTTATTAATTACTG CCGCACGTTTATGTCGATCATAGGTGGAGTCATTGCAGGAATTTTGGGATTTACTGGTTTGACAGGATTTATCTTATATTTCATAGTCATGGCTATTACTTCAGCTGGACTTGTTGCCAAGGCCGAGTTTTCTGTTCATTCTTATTTTGATAGTTGGAACAAGATTACGCTTGATGGATTTCTTGCTGGGCTTATG TCATTCGTGTTATTCTGGAC ATTTGCCTACGACTTTGTGCATATTTTCTGA
- the LOC142543302 gene encoding uncharacterized protein LOC142543302 isoform X2, with the protein MGLVLISPTKSGPPNRLTRVHRRRPLQSRSFFAQIPSRLRQTLRRVVLQSNEEVMAIQGDTSADRKKSIDATDELATINLENMQNNTRVINYCRTFMSIIGGVIAGILGFTGLTGFILYFIVMAITSAGLVAKAEFSVHSYFDSWNKITLDGFLAGLMSFVLFWTFAYDFVHIF; encoded by the exons ATGGGCTTGGTTCTAATAAGCCCAACCAAATCGGGTCCACCGAATAGGTTAACCCGGGTCCATAGGAGACGTCCTTTACAAAGTCGAAGTTTTTTCGCACAGATCCCCTCTCGTCTTCGCCAAACTCTCAG AAGGGTTGTACTACAATCAAACGAAGAGGTCATGGCGATCCAGGGAGATACAAGCGCAGACAGAAAGAAATCAATCGATGCCACAGATGAGTTAGCGACGATCAATCTTGAAAATATGCAAAACAACACAAGAGTTATTAATTACTG CCGCACGTTTATGTCGATCATAGGTGGAGTCATTGCAGGAATTTTGGGATTTACTGGTTTGACAGGATTTATCTTATATTTCATAGTCATGGCTATTACTTCAGCTGGACTTGTTGCCAAGGCCGAGTTTTCTGTTCATTCTTATTTTGATAGTTGGAACAAGATTACGCTTGATGGATTTCTTGCTGGGCTTATG TCATTCGTGTTATTCTGGAC ATTTGCCTACGACTTTGTGCATATTTTCTGA
- the LOC142543303 gene encoding uncharacterized protein LOC142543303, whose amino-acid sequence MSLRIKVVVDKFVQELKEALDADIQDRIMKEREMQSYIEEREREVAEREAAWKAELSRREAEIARQEARLKIERENLEKEKSVLMGTASNQDNQDGALEITVSGEKYRCLRFAKAKK is encoded by the exons ATGTCTCTGAGGATAAAAGTGGTCGTAGATAAGTTTGTACAGGAGTTGAAGGAGGCTTTGGATGCAGACATACAGGATAGGATTATGAAGGAAAGGGAGATGCAGAGTTACATCGAGGAACGTGAACGAGAAGTTGCTGAACGTGAAGCTGCCTGGAAAGCGGAACTTTCGCGCCGGGAG GCAGAGATTGCTAGGCAAGAAGCAAGGCTGAAGATTGAAAGAGAAAATCTTGAGAAAGAGAAAAGTGTGTTGATGGGGACTGCGTCAAATCAAGATAATCAAGATGGAGCTCTTGAAATAACCGTGAGTGGTGAGAAGTATCGCTGCCTCAGATTTGCAAAGGCAAAGAAATGA